The Bdellovibrio bacteriovorus genomic interval AAACCTTCGTTCCACCTTGGTTTTCGGCGAAGCGATGAAGTCTTGCAAAAAGCTGGGAATGAAGCGGGATTTCACGGTCATTCGAGCTCTTTAAACCCCGGATAAAAACCGTTTCATCATAAGGGTTCAAATCGCTGCGTTGAATGTTCAAAATTTCCTGAGCCCGGGCGCCAGTTCTTAATCCCACCCAAATCATCAAGCAGTTGCGGGGATCGCGATCTTCAAAATCTGTGAGAATTTTTCGCAAACGTTCTGATTCGGGCGCGAGAAGATATTTGTTTTTATTGAGCTGATACCGAGGTGCTGCCGATGCCATAACTCATCATCAAGAGTCCAGGTGGCTTTGACAACCGATATTCGTGACGCTTCGCATCCAAAGTGGTGATATATAGAAAATCTTTGTTTAGACGCAATGCGTGATAAATAGATGCACCGCAATAGCCGGGGATCCCTCAAAAACCATCAATAAAATATCTAATAATATCAATAACTTAATACTAAAGAATATAACTATAAGCTTTAGGCGAATTTGAAAAAAGGCATGCTGGGGTACCACTGGATGGATTCTTTTGTGGTTTCAATGACTTAGCTTGACTCCTCAAAGACCCTCAAACAATCATATATGTATTATACAACGTTATTTATTGTGAGTAACAATATAAATATTGTGAAATGCAATAGTCCTGAAGGGGTTTAAATGGAAATGGACGTTCTGGGTCTAGGTCAGGAGATGGATGAAAAGACCACTTTAAACGAGGGCTTTTTGGAGGGGGATGCAGGCCCCCGTTCAAAGACATCGCTTCGAATCCATTACGAGGCTCAAGTCTCAGTCATTCAAAAACAGATCGGGAGCTTGGAAGAAATTCGCGGGATTTTAGGGCTTTCTCAACGCAAAATGGCCCAACTTCTTTTGGTCGATCCTTCCAGTTGGACGCGTTGGACGAAACAGAGTGATGAAGCACCCCCACATATTTGGCGGGCGTTGCAATGGTATATGGCTCTTCGCGAAAAGATTCCGGGTTTAACTCCTCAGTATTTTATCAGTACAAATCCCCAGGTTTTGCATCAAAAGGCTTTAAAAGAAGTCGATTTGGAACGTCAGCAGCGCATGGAAGACATGGCGCAATTGTCGGTAAAATTAGAGGGAATCGCTCATGAACGCGATACTCTTCGCGGGGAGATTTCTTCGCTGAAAAAAGACCTGAATTTTCATAAGAAGATGAGTATAGTCATCCTTTTAATTAGTTTATCCTGGTTCGCCGTTTTGTGGTTTTGGAAAGGCCTATGATTAAGCACGACTCAATTCGACTTTTAGCTACGAAAAAAATCTCTGAAGCCATTCAAAAGATGGGTCAAAGCCTTTCGGAAGAAGAAATCTATAAAGCTCTTGTTGAACCTCCTCAATCAGATATGGGTGATCTGGCTTTTGGTTGTTTTACGTTGGCAAAAGCTTTAAAAAAAGGTCCTCCACAAATTGCCGGAGAAATCGCGCAGAATTTTTTAGCGGATCCATTAATTGAAAAAGTTCAGGCGGCAGGTCCTTATTTAAATATCACTTTTTCTCCTGTTTGCCATGGAACTCAAGTTTTAGAGACTATTTTAGATGGCAGTTTCTTTAAGAAGCCTTTGGTCGAAAAATCTCCAAAAACAATGATCGAATATTCTCAGCCGAACACTCACAAAGAACTTCATGTGGGTCATATGAGAAATCTGTGTCTTGGTGATGCAATTGTTCGCATGCTTCGCTATGCGGGTCGCGATATTGTCGCTTCCACTTTCCCGGGCGATATGGGAACACACGTGGCGAAATGCCTTTGGTATATGAAAAAGCACAACCAAGAGCCTGTCCCTGAAACTGGCAAGGGCGAGTGGTTGGGCCGCATGTATTCCAAAGCCAATCTTCTTTTAGAAGATCAAAACGGAACTCCGCAAGAAGCTATTAATAGACAAGAATTGACAGACATTCTTCATCAGTTGGAATCTAAATCCGGTCCTTACTTTGATCTATGGAAAGAGACCCGCGAATGGTCGATTGCCTTGATGAAAAAGGTCTATGACTGGGCCGGTGTTCACTTCGACGAATGGTATTTTGAATCTGAAATGGATTCTCCATCTGTGGCTTGGGTGAAGGATCTTTATGCGCAAGGAAAGCTTGAAAAGTCAGAAGGCGCGATCGGTAAGAATTTGGAAGCTGAAAACTTAGGTTTTTGCATGCTTTTAAAATCCGATGGCACAGGTCTTTACGCGACGAAAGATTTGCTACTTGCAAAGCATAAGTTTGAAGATGTGCACATTGAAAAAAGCGTTTACGTCGTGGAT includes:
- a CDS encoding tyrosine-type recombinase/integrase — translated: MASAAPRYQLNKNKYLLAPESERLRKILTDFEDRDPRNCLMIWVGLRTGARAQEILNIQRSDLNPYDETVFIRGLKSSNDREIPLHSQLFARLHRFAENQGGTKVFPITYDRLYQVWQLYRPVPKKFHALRHTFAIELYQKTKDLRLVQVALGHRNITNTMVYADYVYSQQELRKLIL
- the argS gene encoding arginine--tRNA ligase, with protein sequence MIKHDSIRLLATKKISEAIQKMGQSLSEEEIYKALVEPPQSDMGDLAFGCFTLAKALKKGPPQIAGEIAQNFLADPLIEKVQAAGPYLNITFSPVCHGTQVLETILDGSFFKKPLVEKSPKTMIEYSQPNTHKELHVGHMRNLCLGDAIVRMLRYAGRDIVASTFPGDMGTHVAKCLWYMKKHNQEPVPETGKGEWLGRMYSKANLLLEDQNGTPQEAINRQELTDILHQLESKSGPYFDLWKETREWSIALMKKVYDWAGVHFDEWYFESEMDSPSVAWVKDLYAQGKLEKSEGAIGKNLEAENLGFCMLLKSDGTGLYATKDLLLAKHKFEDVHIEKSVYVVDMRQALHFKQVFRVLEMLGFEQAKNCFHLQYNYVELPDGAMSSRKGNIVPLTELVHRMEEHVKTTYLHRYENEWSKEDIVRTAEQVAKGAIFYGMLRMDTNKKIVFDMNEWLKLDGESGPFVQYSYARIASLGRKFPRTQKNVDWSKLTHSSERQLMQALFGFNTAVAQAAENFKPAAICTYLYELAKKFNVFYHECPIGTEKDETTREARLALASAVGVTLKNGLSVLGMPAPEKM